GAGGCTTGGCACGTTTCGGGTCCCGGGGCTGACCACCCGTGGTCGGGTGCGGGTGCGCCAGGACGTGGCACTGTCCCGGCCGGATTTCCCCGTCTCGGTGGATCTCGCGGTGCAGGAGAATCGCTCATTGTCCGAGCTCTCCGGCGGCCTGGAGCGTAGGGAGTCGAGTCTGGCCGAGGCCACCGTGCAGATACGCCTGGGCGATCAGCTTCAGGCTTCGCTGCGCGGGGCCCTGGAGAATGATGAGACGGACTCCGAGCGATTTGCGTCCCGCCGCTACGCCTTGCGAACGCGTCGCATCGAACCCTCACTCACCCTTCGGCGTGGTCGCCTTGTACTGCGTAGTGGGCTGGAGGCGGCCTGGAAGCAGGACCGGCTGTCCGACGGCGATGCGCGCATCGCCCGAATTCCCGTTTCCGGTCGCTGGTCCGTGCCGGCGAAGGGGGACTTCTCCGGGCGCGTTGAGGTGTCCAGTGTGCGTCTTGCCGGGACCGGCGCCGCGGGGCTGGCCGGATTCGAGCTCACAGACGGCCGAGGAGACGGCACCTCCATTATGTGGGGCGTGGGCATGCAGCGCGCGCTGACCGGCAGCCTTCGAGCCACTCTGGCGTACGACGGAAGGGCACCATCGGGAAGACCGGTGGTGCATACGGGTCGGTTCCAGCTAAGCGCCGTCTTCTAGCAAGCGGCCTAGTCCTCCATCTCGGGGTCGGCCCACTCGTCGTAGCGCTCGCGGCGAATGTCGGCCCCCGCTCGTTGAAGCTTGCCTTCCAGATCCTCGTAGCCGCGATCCAGGTGGTACACCCTGAGAACGTGGGTTTCACCTTCGGCCACCAACCCTGCAAGTACCAGGGAGACGGAGGCCCGCAAGTCGGTCGACATCACATGAGCGCCCTTGATGCGACGGCCACCCTCAACGACCACCTCGCCGTCGATCACGATGGCGTTCATATTCATGCGCCTCAGCTCCGGAATGTGCTTGAATCGATCCAGATAGACCGTGTCGCGAATCCGACCGTTGCCTTCGGCGCAGGCCAGAAGCACGGTCCATTGCGCCTGCAGGTCCGTGGGGAATCCCGGAAAGATGTCCGTGGTGATGCTGACGGGAAGCAGACTTTCAGGCGGCGTAACGAACACCTTGTCGTCCTGCACCGTCAGCCGTACTCCGGTCGATTTCATGGACTCCATGAATGTCTTGCCCAGGTGATCCACGTTCACACCACTGACCGTCATGGTCTCTCCGGGGCGCCCGGCGACTGCCGCCGCGATCATGAACGTGCCCGCCTCGATGCGGTCCGGGGCGTTTTTCCAGTGCACGGGCGAGAGGGCATCGACGCCCTCCACCTCCAGCGTCCTGGTGCCGATGCCTTCAATGCGGGCACCCATCTGCACGAGCATATTGCAGAAGTCGACCACGTCTGGCTCGATGGCAGCATTCTCGATGCGCGATCCTCCTGACGCGCACACTGCCCCGAGAAGCAGGTTGACCGTAGCACCCACCGAAGACGGCTTCATTTTGTAGATACCTCCGGGCATCCGGCCGCCACGAGCCTTGGCGATGACATAGCCGCCATCCAACTCGATCTCTGCTCCCAGGGCCGACAGCCCGTCCATGTGCAGGTCCACCGGCCGCGGACCCCACGCGCAGCCGCCCGGCAGCGACACGGTAGCCTTTCCGAACCGCCCCAGCAACGCTCCGAGCATGTAGAACGAGGCCCGCATGCGCTTGACCAGCTCGTACGGGGCCCTGGTCTTGGTTGCTGGAGCGGCATCCACCACGAGTCGATGCGCTTCCGGGGTAAAATCGACTTCAGCTCCGGTGACGCGCATCACACGCGCAAAGGTGTGGATGTCCCTCAGTGACGGCACGTTTTCTACGGTAGAAGTGCCCTCGGCCAGCAAGGTGCCGGCCATGAGGGCGAGCGCCGTGTTCTTGGAGCCGCTCACGGGGAGCGTGCCATACAGGGGGCGTCCGCCCCGAACAATCAACTTATCCATGCATCGGTGGTCGTTAACGAAAGCCAGCCGGGGGGCGGCGCCACGCAAGATAACGGATCACGGAACGGGTCGGGGCGTTCGGACGTGCCCTTTCCAGCCCCATGACACCCGTATACCTGGACTACGCCGCCACTTCGCCCATTCCTGAGGCGGTTTTGCAGGCCATGCTACCGTGGCTCACCGAAGGTTTCGGCAATCCTTCATCGGTGCACGGAGCGGGTCGGGTAGCACGCAATGCGGTCGAGGAAGCCCGCGAGTCCATCGCCCGTCAACTGGGATGTAGCAGCGAAGAGGTCATTTTCACATCAGGGGGCACGGAATCCAATCACCTCGCCATCGCTGGATGGGAGGGAGGCATCGTCACGTGCGAGGCCGAGCATGAGGCGGTTCTGAAGCCCGCCGAGTCTCGAGGCGCACGGATTCTGCGCGCAGATGCCTCGGCTCGGGTTAGCGCAGCGGACGTGCGGCCGTTCCTTGACGCCGGCACGCTGGTTTCCGTCATGGCCGTGAACAACGAGTTGGGTACCGTCAATCCGATCCGCGACATCGCAGACGCCTGCCACGAGGCGGGGGCATTTCTGCACACGGACGCCGTGCAGGCCGCCGTGATCGA
This sequence is a window from Rhodothermales bacterium. Protein-coding genes within it:
- the murA gene encoding UDP-N-acetylglucosamine 1-carboxyvinyltransferase produces the protein MDKLIVRGGRPLYGTLPVSGSKNTALALMAGTLLAEGTSTVENVPSLRDIHTFARVMRVTGAEVDFTPEAHRLVVDAAPATKTRAPYELVKRMRASFYMLGALLGRFGKATVSLPGGCAWGPRPVDLHMDGLSALGAEIELDGGYVIAKARGGRMPGGIYKMKPSSVGATVNLLLGAVCASGGSRIENAAIEPDVVDFCNMLVQMGARIEGIGTRTLEVEGVDALSPVHWKNAPDRIEAGTFMIAAAVAGRPGETMTVSGVNVDHLGKTFMESMKSTGVRLTVQDDKVFVTPPESLLPVSITTDIFPGFPTDLQAQWTVLLACAEGNGRIRDTVYLDRFKHIPELRRMNMNAIVIDGEVVVEGGRRIKGAHVMSTDLRASVSLVLAGLVAEGETHVLRVYHLDRGYEDLEGKLQRAGADIRRERYDEWADPEMED